In Xiphophorus maculatus strain JP 163 A chromosome 18, X_maculatus-5.0-male, whole genome shotgun sequence, a single genomic region encodes these proteins:
- the cluh gene encoding clustered mitochondria protein homolog isoform X2: MVSKTDDIPASVPDCNPVDLQRDGAQQGTGTSKGCLKESCGCGHSAETAMVNGDGAHTEEGELKQDGNSEADGGEDPNEQEVIVIQDTGFTVKIQAPGTEPFDLQVSPQEMVQEIHQVLMDREDTCHRTCFSLQLDGNVLDNFAELKSIEGLQEGSLLKVVEEPYTVREARIHVRHIRDLLKSLDPSDAYNGVDCNSLSFLSIFTDGDLGDSGKRKKKGTELEQIDCTPPEHILPGSKERPLVPLQPQNKDWKPMQCLKVLTMSGWNPPPGNRKMHGDLMYLYIVTVEERHVSITASTRGFYLNQSTTYTFNPKPANPSFLSHSLVELLSQISPAFKKNFTSLQKKRVQRHPFERIATPFQVYSWTAPQVDHAMDCVRAEDAYTSRLGYEEHIPGQTRDWNEELQTTRELPRKNLPERLLRERAIFKVHSDFAAAATRGAMAVIDGNVMAINPGEETRMQMFIWNNIFFSLGFDVRDHYRELGGDAAAHAAPTNDLNGVRAYGAVDVEGLYTLGTVVVDYRGYRVTAQSIIPGILEREQEQSVIYGSIDFGKTVVSHGKYLELLDKTSRPLKVQQHKVLNEKEESVELCSSVECKGIIGNDGRHYILDLLRTFPPDLNFLPVDGEELSAESQRQGFPRQHRHRLACLRQELIEAFVEHRYLLFMKMAALQLMQQKASKDSSKTDVPAITETSATDSDVDSTQTAAAQASTDSTDPTDNSTSVAPQMAPESEESSSKPTTNGPVDPTGTQNGECKSPLEGKELEESIPGLAQAKELAETLVSEDGSGMDPKSREVVLNACKAVGSISNTSFDIRFNPDIFSPGVRFPEDTLEDVQKQKQLLKDAAAFLVICQIPSLVKDCLDHSTLPMDGATLTEALHQRGINVRYLGTVLEFVDKTPAKDQLEHFYRIGIVELITRCAKHIFRTYLQGVELSALSAAVSHFLNCFLSSFPDAVAHLPPDELVSRRKSRKRRNRVPGGGDNTAWASLTPSELWKNIATEAQSYYHFKMQCENVDQVVEKYGLQKTTLLREISVKTGIQILLKEYNFDSRHKPAFTEEDILNIFPVVKHVNPKASDAFHFFQSGQAKVQQGFLKEGCELINEALNLFNNVYGAMHVEICACLRLLARLNYIMGDHPEALSNQQKAVLMSERVLGIEHPNTIQEYMHLALYCFANGQLSTALKLLYRARYLMLLVCGEDHPEMALIDSNIGLVLHGVMEYDLSLRFLENALTINTKYHGARSLKVALSHHLVARVYESKAEFRSALQHEKEGYTIYKNQMGEAHEKTKESSDYLKYLTQQAVALQRTMNEIYKNGSNASIMPLKFTAPSMASILEQLNIINGIIFIPLSQKDLENLKAEVQRRQQLQELGKSEEPAEGSPLELEDKIPVD; the protein is encoded by the exons ATGGTGAGCAAGACAGATGACATCCCGGCGTCAGTGCCCGACTGTAATCCGGTGGATCTCCAACGGGACGGAGCCCAGCAGGGCACTGGGACCAGTAAGGGCTGCCTGAAGGAGTCCTGCGGCTGTG GTCACAGCGCAGAGACAGCCATGGTGAACGGAGACGGCGCCCACACAGAGGAGGGAGAGTTGAAGCAGGACGGGAACAGCGAGGCGGACGGCGGCGAGGACCCCAACGAGCAGGAAGTGATAGTGATCCAGGACACGGGCTTCACCGTCAAGATCCAGGCGCCTGGAACAGAGCCGTTCGACCTGCAG GTGTCCCCCCAGGAAATGGTGCAGGAAATCCACCAGGTGTTGATGGACCGGGAGGACACCTGCCACCGCACCTGCTTCTCCCTGCAGCTGGACGGGAACGTTCTGGACAACTTTGCCGAGCTCAAGTCCATCGAGGGCCTGCAGGAGGGATCGCTGCTCAAAGTGGTTGAAG AACCGTACACTGTGCGTGAAGCCCGCATTCATGTGCGGCACATCAGAGACCTGCTGAAAAGCCTGGACCCGTCAGACGCCTACAACGGCGTGGACTGCAACTCGCTGTCCTTCCTCAGCATCTTCACTGACGGAGACCTTGGAG ACAGTGGAAAGCGAAAGAAGAAGGGCACCGAGCTGGAGCAGATCGACTGCACCCCTCCAGAACACATCCTGCCTGGCAGCAAAGAGCGCCCCCTGGTGCCCCTCCAGCCACAGAATAAAGACTGGAAG CCCATGCAGTGCCTGAAGGTCCTGACCATGAGCGGCTGGAACCCTCCGCCTGGAAACAGGAAGATGCACGGAGACCTCATGTACCTGTACATTGTGACTGTGGAGGAGCGCCACGTTAGCATCACGGCCTCAACGCGAGGCTTCTACCTCAATCA ATCAACAACCTACACCTTCAACCCAAAACCAGCTAACCCCAGCTTCCTGAGCCACTCtctggtggagctgctgagcCAGATCAGTCCTGCCTTCAAGAAGAACTTCACCTCGCTGCAAAAGAAAAG AGTGCAGAGACATCCGTTTGAGAGGATAGCCACGCCTTTCCAGGTGTACAGCTGGACGGCTCCGCAGGTCGATCATGCGATGGACTGCGTCAGAGCTGAGGACGCCTACACCTCCCGCCTTGGTTATGAGGAGCACATACCGGGACAG ACCAGAGATTGGAACGAGGAGTTGCAGACCACCAGGGAGCTGCCGCGGAAGAACCTACCTGAGCGACTACTGCGGGAGAGAGCCATTTTTAAG GTCCACAGTGACTTTGCAGCTGCTGCCACTCGCGGGGCCATGGCAGTCATTGATGGCAATGTCATGGCGATCAACCCCGGCGAGGAAACGCGCATGCAGATGTTCATCTGGAACAACATCTTCTTCAGTCTGGGCTTCGACGTGCGGGACCACTATCGTGAGCTCGGTGGCGATGCTGCCGCCCATGCTGCGCCGACTAATGACTTGAACGGAGTACGTGCTTACGGGGCGGTGGATGTGGAGGGTCTCTACACCCTGGGGACTGTAGTAGTGGACTACAGAGGCTATAGAGTAACTGCACAGTCCATCATCCCAGGGATCCTGGAGCGAGAGCAGGAGCAGAGCGTCATCTACGGCTCCATTGATTTTGGAAAGACGGTTGTGTCTCATGGCAAATATCTGGAGCTGCTTGATAAAACCAGCAGGCCACTAAAG GTGCAGCAGCACAAAGTGTTGAATGAGAAGGAAGAATCAGTGGAGTTGTGCTCCTCCGTTGAATGCAAAGGCATTATTGGTAATGACGGCAGACACTACATCCTGGATCTTCTCCGAACCTTCCCTCCTGACTTGAACTTCCTGCCTGTGGATGGAGAGGAGCTGTCTGCAGAGAGCCAGCGTCAAGGTTTCCCCCGGCAACATCGTCATCGCTTGGCTTGTCTTCGCCAAGAGCTCATTGAGGCCTTTGTCGAGCACAG ATATCTTCTTTTTATGAAGATGGCAGCATTACAACTAATGCAGCAAAAGGCAAGCAAGGACTCTAGCAAAACAGACGTGCCCGCCATTACTGAGACCTCAGCGACAGATAGCGACGTTGATTCCACACagactgctgctgcacaagcGTCGACAGATAGCACAGACCCGACAGACAACAGCACCTCTGTTGCCCCACAAATGGCACCTGAAAGTGAAGAAAGCTCTTCAAAGCCCACAACAAACGGGCCTGTAGATCCCACAGGCACCCAGAACGGGGAATGCAAAAGCCCACTGGAGGGTAAGGAGCTTGAGGAAAGTATTCCAGGATTAGCGCAGGCCAAAGAGCTGGCGGAGACCTTAGTGTCCGAAGATGGATCTGGTATGG ATCCCAAAAGCCGCGAGGTGGTCCTCAACGCCTGCAAGGCCGTGGGCTCCATCAGCAACACTTCGTTTGATATTCGCTTCAACCCTGACATCTTCTCCCCAG GGGTACGTTTTCCAGAGGACACCTTAGAGGACGTCCAGAAGCAGAAGCAGCTCCTCAAAGACGCCGCTGCCTTCCTGGTCATCTGTCAGATCCCGTCTCTG GTTAAAGACTGTTTGGACCACAGCACTCTGCCCATGGATGGAGCCACGCTAACGGAGGCCTTGCACCAGAGAGGCATCAACGTCCGCTACTTAGGGACAGTTTTGGAGTTTGTGGACAAGACCCCGGCCAAAGACCAGCTCGAGCATTTCTAC AGAATAGGAATCGTTGAGCTGATCACAAGGTGTGCAAAACATATCTTCAGGACATACCTGCAG GGTGTGGAGCTATCAGCTCTCTCTGCTGCAGTGAGCCACTTCCTCAACTGCTTCCTGAGCTCCTTCCCCGACGCCGTCGCTCACCTGCCTCCCGACGAGCTCGTGTCGCGTCGCAAAAGCCGCAAGCGTCGCAACAGGGTCCCCGGCGGCGGTGACAACACGGCGTGGGCCAGCCTGACGCCCAGCGAGTTGTGGAAGAACATCGCCACCGAGGCTCAGAGCTATTATCACTTCAAAATGCAGTG CGAGAATGTCGACCAGGTTGTGGAGAAATACGGCCTGCAGAAAACCACCCTGCTCAGAGAAATCTCAGTCAAAACTGGCATCCAG ATCCTGTTGAAGGAGTATAATTTTGACAGCCGTCACAAGCCGGCCTTCACGGAGGAGGACATCTTGAATATTTTCCCCGTCGTTAAACACGTAAACCCCAAAGCCTCAGACGCCTTCCACTTCTTCCAGAGTGGCCAGGCTAAAGTTCAGCAAG gttttctgaaAGAAGGTTGCGAACTGATCAATGAGGCTTTGAACCTCTTCAACAACGTTTATGGAGCCATGCACGTAGAGATCTGCGCCTGCCTACGCCTGCTGGCCCGCCTTAACTACATTATGGGAGACCACCCCGAG GCTCTCAGCAACCAGCAAAAGGCAGTTCTGATGAGTGAAAGAGTCCTCGGCATCGAGCATCCCAACACAATCCAAGAATAC ATGCATTTGGCTCTTTACTGCTTCGCCAACGGCCAGCTGTCTACCGCCCTGAAGCTGCTCTATCGGGCTCGTTACCTCATGTTGTTGGTGTGCGGGGAGGACCACCCAGAGATGGCGCTAATAGAT AGTAATATTGGGCTCGTGCTTCATGGAGTGATGGAGTATGATTTATCCCTGAGATTCCTGGAGAACGCTCTGACCATCAACACAAAGTATCACGGAGCTCGTTCCCTCAAAGTGGCTCTCAG ccatcATCTGGTTGCCAGGGTGTATGAGAGTAAGGCAGAGTTTCGCTCAGCTTTGCAGCATGAGAAAGAGGGGTACACCATTTACAAGAACCAG ATGGGCGAGGCTCATGAGAAGACCAAGGAGAGCTCAGACTACCTGAAGTATCTGACCCAGCAGGCTGTGGCTCTGCAGAGGACCATGAACGAGATCTACAAGAACGGCTCCAACGCCAGCATCATGCCGCTGAAG TTCACCGCACCCAGCATGGCCAGCATCCTGGAACAGCTCAACATCATCAACGGCATCATCTTTATTCCACTCAG TCAAAAGGATCTGGAGAACCTGAAGGCAGAGGTGCAGAggcggcagcagctgcaggagctggGAAAGAGCGAGGAGCCCGCAGAGGGCAGCCCACTCGAGCTAGAAGACAAAATCCCTGTCGATTAA
- the cluh gene encoding clustered mitochondria protein homolog isoform X3, whose translation MVSKTDDIPASVPDCNPVDLQRDGAQQGTGTSKGCLKESCGCAGHSAETAMVNGDGAHTEEGELKQDGNSEADGGEDPNEQEVIVIQDTGFTVKIQAPGTEPFDLQVSPQEMVQEIHQVLMDREDTCHRTCFSLQLDGNVLDNFAELKSIEGLQEGSLLKVVEEPYTVREARIHVRHIRDLLKSLDPSDAYNGVDCNSLSFLSIFTDGDLGDSGKRKKKGTELEQIDCTPPEHILPGSKERPLVPLQPQNKDWKPMQCLKVLTMSGWNPPPGNRKMHGDLMYLYIVTVEERHVSITASTRGFYLNQSTTYTFNPKPANPSFLSHSLVELLSQISPAFKKNFTSLQKKRVQRHPFERIATPFQVYSWTAPQVDHAMDCVRAEDAYTSRLGYEEHIPGQTRDWNEELQTTRELPRKNLPERLLRERAIFKVHSDFAAAATRGAMAVIDGNVMAINPGEETRMQMFIWNNIFFSLGFDVRDHYRELGGDAAAHAAPTNDLNGVRAYGAVDVEGLYTLGTVVVDYRGYRVTAQSIIPGILEREQEQSVIYGSIDFGKTVVSHGKYLELLDKTSRPLKVQQHKVLNEKEESVELCSSVECKGIIGNDGRHYILDLLRTFPPDLNFLPVDGEELSAESQRQGFPRQHRHRLACLRQELIEAFVEHRYLLFMKMAALQLMQQKASKDSSKTDVPAITETSATDSDVDSTQTAAAQASTDSTDPTDNSTSVAPQMAPESEESSSKPTTNGPVDPTGTQNGECKSPLEDPKSREVVLNACKAVGSISNTSFDIRFNPDIFSPGVRFPEDTLEDVQKQKQLLKDAAAFLVICQIPSLVKDCLDHSTLPMDGATLTEALHQRGINVRYLGTVLEFVDKTPAKDQLEHFYRIGIVELITRCAKHIFRTYLQGVELSALSAAVSHFLNCFLSSFPDAVAHLPPDELVSRRKSRKRRNRVPGGGDNTAWASLTPSELWKNIATEAQSYYHFKMQCENVDQVVEKYGLQKTTLLREISVKTGIQILLKEYNFDSRHKPAFTEEDILNIFPVVKHVNPKASDAFHFFQSGQAKVQQGFLKEGCELINEALNLFNNVYGAMHVEICACLRLLARLNYIMGDHPEALSNQQKAVLMSERVLGIEHPNTIQEYMHLALYCFANGQLSTALKLLYRARYLMLLVCGEDHPEMALIDSNIGLVLHGVMEYDLSLRFLENALTINTKYHGARSLKVALSHHLVARVYESKAEFRSALQHEKEGYTIYKNQMGEAHEKTKESSDYLKYLTQQAVALQRTMNEIYKNGSNASIMPLKFTAPSMASILEQLNIINGIIFIPLSQKDLENLKAEVQRRQQLQELGKSEEPAEGSPLELEDKIPVD comes from the exons ATGGTGAGCAAGACAGATGACATCCCGGCGTCAGTGCCCGACTGTAATCCGGTGGATCTCCAACGGGACGGAGCCCAGCAGGGCACTGGGACCAGTAAGGGCTGCCTGAAGGAGTCCTGCGGCTGTG CAGGTCACAGCGCAGAGACAGCCATGGTGAACGGAGACGGCGCCCACACAGAGGAGGGAGAGTTGAAGCAGGACGGGAACAGCGAGGCGGACGGCGGCGAGGACCCCAACGAGCAGGAAGTGATAGTGATCCAGGACACGGGCTTCACCGTCAAGATCCAGGCGCCTGGAACAGAGCCGTTCGACCTGCAG GTGTCCCCCCAGGAAATGGTGCAGGAAATCCACCAGGTGTTGATGGACCGGGAGGACACCTGCCACCGCACCTGCTTCTCCCTGCAGCTGGACGGGAACGTTCTGGACAACTTTGCCGAGCTCAAGTCCATCGAGGGCCTGCAGGAGGGATCGCTGCTCAAAGTGGTTGAAG AACCGTACACTGTGCGTGAAGCCCGCATTCATGTGCGGCACATCAGAGACCTGCTGAAAAGCCTGGACCCGTCAGACGCCTACAACGGCGTGGACTGCAACTCGCTGTCCTTCCTCAGCATCTTCACTGACGGAGACCTTGGAG ACAGTGGAAAGCGAAAGAAGAAGGGCACCGAGCTGGAGCAGATCGACTGCACCCCTCCAGAACACATCCTGCCTGGCAGCAAAGAGCGCCCCCTGGTGCCCCTCCAGCCACAGAATAAAGACTGGAAG CCCATGCAGTGCCTGAAGGTCCTGACCATGAGCGGCTGGAACCCTCCGCCTGGAAACAGGAAGATGCACGGAGACCTCATGTACCTGTACATTGTGACTGTGGAGGAGCGCCACGTTAGCATCACGGCCTCAACGCGAGGCTTCTACCTCAATCA ATCAACAACCTACACCTTCAACCCAAAACCAGCTAACCCCAGCTTCCTGAGCCACTCtctggtggagctgctgagcCAGATCAGTCCTGCCTTCAAGAAGAACTTCACCTCGCTGCAAAAGAAAAG AGTGCAGAGACATCCGTTTGAGAGGATAGCCACGCCTTTCCAGGTGTACAGCTGGACGGCTCCGCAGGTCGATCATGCGATGGACTGCGTCAGAGCTGAGGACGCCTACACCTCCCGCCTTGGTTATGAGGAGCACATACCGGGACAG ACCAGAGATTGGAACGAGGAGTTGCAGACCACCAGGGAGCTGCCGCGGAAGAACCTACCTGAGCGACTACTGCGGGAGAGAGCCATTTTTAAG GTCCACAGTGACTTTGCAGCTGCTGCCACTCGCGGGGCCATGGCAGTCATTGATGGCAATGTCATGGCGATCAACCCCGGCGAGGAAACGCGCATGCAGATGTTCATCTGGAACAACATCTTCTTCAGTCTGGGCTTCGACGTGCGGGACCACTATCGTGAGCTCGGTGGCGATGCTGCCGCCCATGCTGCGCCGACTAATGACTTGAACGGAGTACGTGCTTACGGGGCGGTGGATGTGGAGGGTCTCTACACCCTGGGGACTGTAGTAGTGGACTACAGAGGCTATAGAGTAACTGCACAGTCCATCATCCCAGGGATCCTGGAGCGAGAGCAGGAGCAGAGCGTCATCTACGGCTCCATTGATTTTGGAAAGACGGTTGTGTCTCATGGCAAATATCTGGAGCTGCTTGATAAAACCAGCAGGCCACTAAAG GTGCAGCAGCACAAAGTGTTGAATGAGAAGGAAGAATCAGTGGAGTTGTGCTCCTCCGTTGAATGCAAAGGCATTATTGGTAATGACGGCAGACACTACATCCTGGATCTTCTCCGAACCTTCCCTCCTGACTTGAACTTCCTGCCTGTGGATGGAGAGGAGCTGTCTGCAGAGAGCCAGCGTCAAGGTTTCCCCCGGCAACATCGTCATCGCTTGGCTTGTCTTCGCCAAGAGCTCATTGAGGCCTTTGTCGAGCACAG ATATCTTCTTTTTATGAAGATGGCAGCATTACAACTAATGCAGCAAAAGGCAAGCAAGGACTCTAGCAAAACAGACGTGCCCGCCATTACTGAGACCTCAGCGACAGATAGCGACGTTGATTCCACACagactgctgctgcacaagcGTCGACAGATAGCACAGACCCGACAGACAACAGCACCTCTGTTGCCCCACAAATGGCACCTGAAAGTGAAGAAAGCTCTTCAAAGCCCACAACAAACGGGCCTGTAGATCCCACAGGCACCCAGAACGGGGAATGCAAAAGCCCACTGGAGG ATCCCAAAAGCCGCGAGGTGGTCCTCAACGCCTGCAAGGCCGTGGGCTCCATCAGCAACACTTCGTTTGATATTCGCTTCAACCCTGACATCTTCTCCCCAG GGGTACGTTTTCCAGAGGACACCTTAGAGGACGTCCAGAAGCAGAAGCAGCTCCTCAAAGACGCCGCTGCCTTCCTGGTCATCTGTCAGATCCCGTCTCTG GTTAAAGACTGTTTGGACCACAGCACTCTGCCCATGGATGGAGCCACGCTAACGGAGGCCTTGCACCAGAGAGGCATCAACGTCCGCTACTTAGGGACAGTTTTGGAGTTTGTGGACAAGACCCCGGCCAAAGACCAGCTCGAGCATTTCTAC AGAATAGGAATCGTTGAGCTGATCACAAGGTGTGCAAAACATATCTTCAGGACATACCTGCAG GGTGTGGAGCTATCAGCTCTCTCTGCTGCAGTGAGCCACTTCCTCAACTGCTTCCTGAGCTCCTTCCCCGACGCCGTCGCTCACCTGCCTCCCGACGAGCTCGTGTCGCGTCGCAAAAGCCGCAAGCGTCGCAACAGGGTCCCCGGCGGCGGTGACAACACGGCGTGGGCCAGCCTGACGCCCAGCGAGTTGTGGAAGAACATCGCCACCGAGGCTCAGAGCTATTATCACTTCAAAATGCAGTG CGAGAATGTCGACCAGGTTGTGGAGAAATACGGCCTGCAGAAAACCACCCTGCTCAGAGAAATCTCAGTCAAAACTGGCATCCAG ATCCTGTTGAAGGAGTATAATTTTGACAGCCGTCACAAGCCGGCCTTCACGGAGGAGGACATCTTGAATATTTTCCCCGTCGTTAAACACGTAAACCCCAAAGCCTCAGACGCCTTCCACTTCTTCCAGAGTGGCCAGGCTAAAGTTCAGCAAG gttttctgaaAGAAGGTTGCGAACTGATCAATGAGGCTTTGAACCTCTTCAACAACGTTTATGGAGCCATGCACGTAGAGATCTGCGCCTGCCTACGCCTGCTGGCCCGCCTTAACTACATTATGGGAGACCACCCCGAG GCTCTCAGCAACCAGCAAAAGGCAGTTCTGATGAGTGAAAGAGTCCTCGGCATCGAGCATCCCAACACAATCCAAGAATAC ATGCATTTGGCTCTTTACTGCTTCGCCAACGGCCAGCTGTCTACCGCCCTGAAGCTGCTCTATCGGGCTCGTTACCTCATGTTGTTGGTGTGCGGGGAGGACCACCCAGAGATGGCGCTAATAGAT AGTAATATTGGGCTCGTGCTTCATGGAGTGATGGAGTATGATTTATCCCTGAGATTCCTGGAGAACGCTCTGACCATCAACACAAAGTATCACGGAGCTCGTTCCCTCAAAGTGGCTCTCAG ccatcATCTGGTTGCCAGGGTGTATGAGAGTAAGGCAGAGTTTCGCTCAGCTTTGCAGCATGAGAAAGAGGGGTACACCATTTACAAGAACCAG ATGGGCGAGGCTCATGAGAAGACCAAGGAGAGCTCAGACTACCTGAAGTATCTGACCCAGCAGGCTGTGGCTCTGCAGAGGACCATGAACGAGATCTACAAGAACGGCTCCAACGCCAGCATCATGCCGCTGAAG TTCACCGCACCCAGCATGGCCAGCATCCTGGAACAGCTCAACATCATCAACGGCATCATCTTTATTCCACTCAG TCAAAAGGATCTGGAGAACCTGAAGGCAGAGGTGCAGAggcggcagcagctgcaggagctggGAAAGAGCGAGGAGCCCGCAGAGGGCAGCCCACTCGAGCTAGAAGACAAAATCCCTGTCGATTAA